AAAGACTCGCGAGGGCCAGGGAGAAGCACTACAAGGGGGCGTTTCTTAGGGCGATGGAGGCGACTAAAGAGATCGGTGACCCTGTTAAGACTTTCAAGGCCCTCCTCTCCATCGGTTACTCCATGAGTAAGGCCGGCATCAAAGCCTCAAAGCGTATATATCAGGGCGTTCTTGAGGACTCCAGAGCACTCCCCTCCCCCCACAGGGATGTCGTGATGGAGAGTGCCGCCACGTACATGCTCTCGCTTGGGGAGATAGGGGAGGCAATAACCTATGCGCTTGAGATATCCAACCCAAAACTGAGGAATGAGGTGCTGCTTGCGGCCATGCGGACCAACACTCGGAAGCTGGGGAAGGAAGGCATCAAAGTGGCTTACCATCTCAGGAGGAGCAAGCTGGCCCTTGAGTATATAGACTCCGAACCCTATCGGTCGATGGGTATTATGGAGCTTATAAAGGCTTACCTGTCTCTTGGAAGCTATGAGAACGGAATCTCCCTGATATCCTTGATAGGGGACAGGGATTGGGCCAGACAGGCTTTCAAGGAGGTGGCGTTCTACCTCAAAGAGAAGGATGTCTTGGGCCATTATATAGACTCCCTTGAGGGGGTTGCCAACAGCCTCATCTCCCGTTTTGGGGACGACTTCACCAGAGAGATGGCGTTCGCATTCGCGCTCAGTGGTGAGGGTCTTCCAGCGGTCGAACTCGCAAGAAAGCTGGATAACAGCAAAGACACCCTTGTGAAAATAGCCATTGAACTCCTTGAACGTGACCACGACGTTCTGCCCTCGCTCGTTTCGGCATTGAGCGAGGAGGAGGCTACCATAGTCGGAAAGGCGGTGATGAACAGGATACTCGAACGGCCGGAACTTGGAAGCTGGGAAGTGGTCGAAGCAATAGGTAAAAGTACGAGGAACGAGGAGGTCTGGGCTAAGATAGCTCGCTATTACATAGTGATGGACGAGGTCGATGGGGCGGCGAGGG
This window of the Thermococcus sp. genome carries:
- a CDS encoding prenyltransferase, with product MLIKEVLASVEVIRDPYIKAVTYAKIGERLARAREKHYKGAFLRAMEATKEIGDPVKTFKALLSIGYSMSKAGIKASKRIYQGVLEDSRALPSPHRDVVMESAATYMLSLGEIGEAITYALEISNPKLRNEVLLAAMRTNTRKLGKEGIKVAYHLRRSKLALEYIDSEPYRSMGIMELIKAYLSLGSYENGISLISLIGDRDWARQAFKEVAFYLKEKDVLGHYIDSLEGVANSLISRFGDDFTREMAFAFALSGEGLPAVELARKLDNSKDTLVKIAIELLERDHDVLPSLVSALSEEEATIVGKAVMNRILERPELGSWEVVEAIGKSTRNEEVWAKIARYYIVMDEVDGAARVASLLHEGRLRSVIMADIAHHLLKKNEVERAIDTAIEVKDPKFSSILVSEILLKALENEIEGKVVPWNGSRH